The Devosia sp. MC521 genome has a segment encoding these proteins:
- a CDS encoding ABC transporter substrate-binding protein, whose amino-acid sequence MRLPFARSLTLATAIALIATPAFADRSFTDQMGREVVVADKIERSVVLFHQALDVVAQLDATAQVAGVLVDWDKRLSPGFRKITPEFIDIAKPGELRAVNMESLLELDPDLVIIPHFMDAAVIKQLEDANIPTIALAFADLPESQYGKTDPELEDEKAAYTAGVTGAVELLGEIYGKEEQAEKLVAAMEKGRAIADERTAGIPEEDRTRVYLASSETSTRGAGKYTGLIIEQAGGFNVAGELHGNATVTLEQVLAWNPEVIIVEERSVEAYEAITTKAEWAEIDAVKNGKVYLLPEFVRPNGHPAPESLGLGEAYLGSLFYPELYADLDLEAIVQDYYQTFYRIGYARD is encoded by the coding sequence ATGCGTCTCCCCTTCGCACGCTCCCTTACGCTCGCAACTGCTATCGCTTTGATCGCCACCCCGGCTTTCGCCGACCGTAGCTTTACCGACCAGATGGGTCGTGAAGTTGTTGTCGCCGATAAGATTGAGCGCTCGGTCGTTCTCTTCCACCAGGCGCTCGATGTGGTTGCACAGCTGGATGCGACAGCGCAGGTGGCGGGCGTTCTGGTGGATTGGGACAAGCGCCTGAGCCCCGGCTTCCGCAAGATCACGCCCGAGTTCATCGACATCGCCAAGCCAGGCGAATTGCGCGCGGTGAACATGGAAAGCCTGCTGGAGCTGGACCCTGATCTGGTGATCATCCCACACTTTATGGATGCGGCCGTTATCAAGCAGCTTGAAGACGCCAATATCCCAACCATCGCGCTTGCCTTTGCGGACCTGCCGGAAAGCCAATATGGCAAGACCGACCCAGAGCTGGAAGACGAGAAGGCCGCCTACACCGCTGGCGTGACCGGGGCTGTGGAACTGCTCGGTGAGATTTACGGCAAGGAAGAACAGGCCGAAAAGCTCGTCGCGGCGATGGAAAAGGGTCGTGCGATTGCGGATGAACGCACCGCAGGCATCCCAGAAGAAGACCGCACCCGCGTCTATCTCGCCTCGTCCGAAACCAGCACCCGTGGCGCGGGCAAGTATACTGGCCTGATCATCGAACAGGCTGGTGGCTTTAACGTCGCTGGCGAGTTGCACGGCAACGCAACCGTGACGCTTGAGCAGGTTCTGGCGTGGAACCCGGAAGTGATCATCGTCGAAGAGCGTTCGGTGGAGGCCTATGAGGCGATCACCACCAAGGCCGAATGGGCCGAAATCGACGCCGTCAAGAACGGCAAGGTTTACCTGCTGCCAGAATTCGTGCGTCCGAATGGCCATCCGGCTCCAGAAAGCCTTGGCCTCGGCGAAGCCTATCTCGGCTCGCTGTTCTATCCAGAACTCTATGCCGATCTCGACCTAGAAGCGATAGTTCAGGACTATTACCAGACCTTCTACCGCATCGGTTACGCGCGTGACTAA
- a CDS encoding fumarylacetoacetate hydrolase family protein produces the protein MSNRLFADPSFPAVPVVGTDDLYPVHRIFCVGRNYADHAKEMGVEVDRETPFYFLKNPLALTANGSSIPYPPGTENYHYEMEFVVVIGKPLFKASIDEVSDAVFGYACGLDMTRRDLQLVARAKGRPWDFGKDFEQSAVLTAITPAAEFGAIGEQSIWLKVDGETRQDAKLSDLVWSVPELLSHLSHYYHLQPGDVIYTGTPAGVGAVVAGQSIEGGVEGLEPISLNILAAE, from the coding sequence ATGTCTAATCGTCTCTTTGCTGACCCGTCTTTCCCGGCAGTTCCAGTTGTCGGAACCGACGATCTCTATCCGGTTCACCGTATCTTCTGCGTGGGTCGCAACTATGCCGACCACGCCAAGGAAATGGGTGTTGAGGTCGATCGCGAGACACCATTCTATTTCCTCAAGAACCCTCTGGCTTTGACGGCCAATGGCTCGTCGATCCCTTATCCGCCGGGCACTGAGAACTACCATTACGAAATGGAATTCGTCGTGGTCATCGGCAAGCCGCTGTTTAAGGCGTCTATCGATGAGGTCAGTGATGCGGTGTTCGGCTACGCCTGTGGCCTCGACATGACGCGCCGCGACCTCCAGCTCGTCGCACGCGCCAAGGGTCGTCCGTGGGATTTCGGCAAGGATTTTGAACAGTCAGCTGTTTTGACCGCGATCACTCCGGCTGCGGAATTTGGTGCGATTGGCGAGCAGTCGATTTGGCTCAAGGTGGACGGCGAAACCCGCCAAGACGCAAAGCTCTCCGATCTGGTCTGGTCGGTTCCAGAGCTGCTCTCGCACCTCTCGCACTACTATCACCTGCAGCCCGGCGACGTGATCTACACGGGCACCCCTGCCGGTGTCGGTGCTGTCGTTGCCGGTCAGAGCATCGAAGGCGGCGTTGAAGGCCTCGAGCCCATCAGCCTGAACATTCTCGCCGCTGAATAA
- a CDS encoding ABC transporter permease: protein MGSNIKVLPPLVDTTEFPSTVWTEKVSPIDRLPRSVAILGLGAIIFALWHLVTMSGLINTVILPTPFQVWNQIITVGLNLATGGYMLAALWITTQEVLIGFLLAAIIGIGLGTLVGETKFGERAVMPYLVAIDTMPKIAFAPLFVAWLGFGLESKIALATFVSVFPIIVGTASGLQSADENAHMLFRTMGANRLQTLIRMKFPFGLPQIFTGLKIGALSVMAGAITAEFLGGGKGFGELIRVAASQLDTARVFALIIYLSLVGLSMYAIVMFTEKRVVFWQNRRGND from the coding sequence ATGGGAAGTAACATCAAGGTCCTCCCGCCGCTGGTTGATACAACTGAGTTTCCCTCGACCGTATGGACCGAAAAAGTATCGCCCATCGACCGCCTGCCCCGTTCGGTCGCCATTCTCGGCTTGGGCGCGATTATCTTTGCGCTCTGGCATCTCGTGACCATGTCGGGCCTGATCAACACTGTCATCCTGCCCACGCCGTTTCAGGTGTGGAACCAGATCATCACCGTCGGGCTCAATTTGGCGACGGGTGGCTATATGCTGGCCGCGCTGTGGATCACCACGCAGGAAGTGCTGATCGGATTTTTGCTCGCCGCAATCATTGGTATCGGCCTCGGCACGCTGGTTGGTGAAACCAAGTTCGGCGAACGCGCGGTGATGCCGTATCTGGTTGCCATCGACACCATGCCCAAGATTGCCTTTGCACCGCTGTTTGTCGCCTGGCTGGGTTTTGGCCTAGAAAGCAAGATCGCTCTGGCAACCTTCGTATCGGTATTCCCGATCATCGTCGGCACGGCCTCGGGCCTGCAATCTGCGGACGAGAACGCTCACATGCTGTTCCGCACCATGGGCGCTAACCGCCTTCAGACGCTCATCCGCATGAAGTTCCCCTTTGGTCTGCCGCAGATCTTTACGGGTCTGAAGATTGGCGCCTTATCGGTTATGGCCGGCGCAATCACCGCGGAATTTCTCGGTGGCGGCAAGGGGTTTGGTGAGCTGATCCGTGTGGCTGCATCGCAGCTTGATACGGCGCGCGTGTTTGCCCTCATCATCTATCTAAGCCTCGTCGGGCTATCGATGTACGCCATCGTCATGTTCACCGAGAAGCGCGTTGTCTTCTGGCAGAACCGTCGCGGAAACGACTGA
- a CDS encoding ABC transporter ATP-binding protein, producing the protein MTQSPSVGLETTNAGASAPAVYQVRNLQKAFARQAVTALENVSFDLPRGSFTSVIGASGCGKSTLLKIMAGLVSPTAGSVMLAGSPVLGTRPDIGMMFQQAVLLPWMTTIENILQPIEIRHGKAAARAQRSNAEALMELVGLQGFENAYPKELSGGMQQRASICRMLITEPQILLLDEPFSALDELVRDHMNMELQRICMARNATTFLITHSIPEAVLLSDKVFVMGARPGRIMEEVIIDLPRPRTLEMMLDPHFGELVAYIRNRLDMGVNHGK; encoded by the coding sequence ATGACGCAGTCCCCTTCTGTGGGTCTGGAAACAACAAACGCAGGAGCTTCGGCTCCTGCGGTCTATCAGGTCCGCAACCTCCAAAAGGCCTTCGCTCGACAGGCCGTTACCGCGCTTGAAAATGTGAGCTTTGACCTGCCGCGTGGCAGTTTCACCTCGGTGATCGGCGCGTCGGGTTGCGGCAAATCTACTTTGCTCAAGATCATGGCTGGTCTGGTTTCGCCAACGGCGGGCTCAGTGATGCTGGCTGGCTCACCCGTTTTGGGCACGCGCCCGGACATCGGGATGATGTTCCAGCAGGCGGTGCTACTGCCGTGGATGACCACGATCGAGAACATTCTTCAACCCATTGAAATCCGTCACGGGAAAGCTGCTGCACGCGCCCAGCGGAGCAATGCCGAAGCGCTGATGGAGCTGGTTGGTCTGCAGGGATTTGAAAACGCTTATCCCAAAGAGCTTTCGGGCGGGATGCAGCAACGCGCTTCAATATGCCGGATGCTGATCACCGAACCGCAAATCCTTCTCCTCGACGAGCCGTTCTCGGCGCTCGATGAGTTGGTGCGTGACCACATGAATATGGAATTGCAGCGCATTTGTATGGCGCGCAATGCCACGACATTCCTGATCACCCACTCGATCCCCGAAGCCGTTCTGCTGTCGGACAAGGTTTTTGTCATGGGCGCACGCCCCGGTCGGATCATGGAAGAAGTGATCATCGATCTGCCGCGTCCGCGTACGCTGGAGATGATGCTTGATCCTCATTTTGGCGAGCTCGTTGCTTACATCCGCAACCGACTAGATATGGGTGTGAACCATGGGAAGTAA
- a CDS encoding ABC transporter substrate-binding protein, with protein MDHFKGWIAASAFAIMSSQAVFAGDITVAVPNPSAVLLLPIIAAQGEGYFEAEGVNVTIEALNGSGAVIQALAAGQAQIGNPGAGPLLQARSRGVEITNIYRLNPLSSFSIVVKEGSEITSADQLKGKVIGIGTADGSESAFARSILTEAGLEEGKDFTFLVVGDGGQATAGFLRGDIDAYAAATNDAAILNARGVKLTNITPDKFKTFFGNALAAMQPYLDENKSDVEAFGRALVKGAKWAADPANREALIQHIGAENPQEVEDKEFANALIDQIIIRQTPFDASLGYGYQDLDAWKAWEESLVASGELEKPLDDLSVVYTNDFIDTWNGK; from the coding sequence ATGGATCATTTCAAGGGTTGGATCGCTGCATCGGCTTTCGCAATTATGAGCAGCCAAGCAGTATTTGCCGGTGACATCACCGTTGCGGTCCCTAATCCATCGGCTGTTTTGCTCCTGCCAATTATTGCAGCGCAGGGCGAAGGCTATTTTGAAGCCGAAGGCGTCAACGTCACCATCGAAGCCCTGAACGGCTCGGGTGCCGTTATTCAGGCTCTGGCCGCTGGTCAGGCACAGATCGGCAATCCGGGTGCAGGCCCGCTGCTGCAGGCGCGTTCGCGTGGCGTAGAAATCACCAATATCTATCGCCTCAACCCACTCAGCTCGTTCTCGATCGTGGTCAAAGAAGGTTCGGAAATCACTTCGGCTGATCAGCTGAAGGGGAAAGTCATCGGTATCGGTACCGCTGACGGGTCTGAATCGGCGTTTGCGCGCTCGATCCTGACCGAAGCCGGCCTTGAAGAAGGTAAGGACTTCACCTTCCTCGTGGTTGGTGATGGTGGCCAGGCCACTGCCGGTTTCCTGCGCGGCGATATTGATGCCTATGCGGCAGCGACCAACGACGCGGCAATTCTGAACGCGCGTGGCGTCAAGCTGACCAACATCACACCGGACAAGTTCAAGACTTTCTTCGGCAACGCGCTCGCAGCCATGCAGCCGTATCTGGATGAGAACAAGTCGGACGTTGAAGCCTTCGGCCGCGCTCTGGTCAAGGGTGCAAAGTGGGCTGCTGATCCGGCAAACCGCGAAGCTCTGATCCAGCACATTGGCGCTGAAAACCCGCAGGAAGTTGAGGACAAAGAGTTCGCGAATGCGCTGATCGACCAGATCATCATTCGTCAGACCCCGTTCGATGCTTCGCTCGGTTATGGCTATCAGGACCTCGACGCCTGGAAGGCCTGGGAAGAAAGCCTTGTGGCTTCCGGCGAACTGGAAAAGCCACTGGATGACCTCAGCGTCGTCTACACCAATGACTTCATCGACACTTGGAACGGCAAATGA
- a CDS encoding GntR family transcriptional regulator has translation MNEDKPDEPTKLTAASQIALELRQEILQGSLPPGSRLRIEVLRQRFSTAINPVREALNRLVAEGLVDLQDHKGFSVSQVSLEVWRDLLEARCILEVEALRRSIANGTEEWRDEIVVSLHRLTRTPRFLDDARKVRNDKWEVYHHRFHRALVFCCGSDKIMAICDDLREQSDRYRAVAASSHKPRTDYDDEHKAIAEAAMAGNGDEAAGLLERHYRKTLKVIEQYFAEQH, from the coding sequence ATGAACGAAGACAAACCTGATGAGCCGACCAAGCTGACGGCCGCGAGCCAAATCGCCTTGGAGTTACGTCAAGAAATATTGCAGGGCTCATTGCCGCCCGGCAGTCGTTTGCGTATTGAAGTGCTTCGCCAGCGCTTTTCGACTGCGATCAACCCTGTTCGAGAAGCGCTCAACCGCCTTGTTGCAGAAGGCTTAGTTGATCTGCAGGACCACAAAGGCTTCTCGGTCAGCCAGGTATCTTTGGAAGTATGGCGTGATCTGCTCGAGGCCCGGTGTATTCTCGAGGTTGAGGCGCTCCGCCGGTCCATCGCCAATGGCACCGAAGAGTGGCGCGACGAGATTGTCGTAAGCCTTCATCGGCTAACCCGCACGCCGCGATTCTTGGACGACGCGCGCAAAGTCCGGAATGATAAGTGGGAGGTCTACCACCACCGGTTCCACCGGGCGCTGGTGTTCTGCTGTGGCTCAGACAAAATTATGGCGATCTGCGATGACCTGCGGGAACAGTCGGACCGGTATCGCGCAGTTGCCGCTTCATCGCATAAGCCCCGCACCGATTATGATGATGAGCACAAGGCGATCGCTGAAGCCGCAATGGCCGGAAATGGCGATGAGGCCGCAGGGCTATTGGAGCGTCACTACCGGAAAACGCTCAAGGTGATTGAGCAATATTTCGCTGAGCAGCACTGA
- a CDS encoding TetR/AcrR family transcriptional regulator encodes MARVGRPVTMAAEERRELVFEHAERLFCDKGYSGVTMTEIAKAAGMSKKTLYVMFADKEELLRELVSSSYLWDAGASQAVAHDPVDEVRQRLRIISKHVLSPRHINLCRLAVGESISKNGIADTFLELGIYQSRASLVEAIDRIPEQRRRVALSSNLIAGMLFGATCSVNLMTAMLTGNNPVMQKIGESIDVVINAVFVLDETAVRAD; translated from the coding sequence ATGGCACGTGTCGGCCGGCCAGTGACGATGGCAGCAGAAGAACGACGTGAACTGGTCTTTGAACATGCGGAACGTCTGTTCTGTGACAAGGGCTATTCCGGCGTAACGATGACCGAAATCGCCAAGGCAGCGGGCATGAGCAAGAAGACGCTCTATGTGATGTTCGCTGACAAAGAGGAACTGCTGCGCGAGCTGGTGTCGTCGTCTTACCTGTGGGACGCCGGGGCATCGCAGGCCGTGGCGCATGACCCGGTTGACGAGGTGCGCCAACGATTGCGCATTATTTCAAAGCATGTGCTGTCGCCCCGCCACATCAATCTGTGTCGGCTCGCTGTTGGAGAGAGCATTTCCAAGAACGGGATTGCGGATACGTTTCTGGAGCTGGGTATTTATCAAAGTCGCGCTTCGCTGGTGGAGGCTATCGACCGGATACCCGAACAGCGCAGACGCGTTGCGCTCAGCTCCAACCTCATCGCTGGCATGCTGTTTGGCGCGACCTGCAGCGTCAATCTGATGACTGCCATGCTCACCGGCAATAATCCGGTGATGCAGAAAATTGGCGAGTCTATCGACGTGGTGATCAACGCGGTTTTTGTTCTGGACGAAACAGCCGTCCGCGCCGATTGA
- a CDS encoding FAD-dependent monooxygenase, giving the protein MKEIKVLVVGGGIGGLATAIAMRGKGFAVDVIERSSDMHASVFGVGIIQPFNALRALDAIGCAQQCLEFGYSTRAWGKTLNAEGVEVRQMPGATIPGSNLPPMNGITRPKLHEILTTRANDVGVNIAYSTTVSSYEQGANGVDVVFSNDTAAHYDVMVAADGTYSKLREDITGDDTKPAYNGQSAFRVNIPRVIDGEMEIDRIILQHAPHGMAGFVPIGPDLAYMFFNTSWDKSVRYEAAELPAVLREQLKGFGGLTGAVRDRYISDDANIVLRPIEWMIADGPWHRDRLVMIGDAAHAFLPHMGQGAAQAIEDGVVLAEALAEHDDYEAAFASYFERRYDRCRRVIQACVDIGEWEKGRLKDFDNVATTQSIIETLVQPI; this is encoded by the coding sequence ATGAAGGAAATCAAGGTTCTCGTTGTCGGAGGCGGGATCGGTGGACTCGCAACGGCTATTGCAATGCGTGGCAAGGGCTTTGCCGTCGACGTTATCGAACGCAGCTCCGATATGCATGCATCGGTTTTTGGCGTCGGCATTATTCAGCCTTTCAACGCCTTGCGCGCTCTGGATGCTATTGGTTGCGCGCAGCAGTGTTTAGAATTTGGCTACTCCACTCGCGCATGGGGCAAGACCCTCAATGCCGAAGGCGTCGAAGTTCGTCAGATGCCGGGTGCGACCATTCCGGGTTCTAACCTTCCGCCCATGAATGGCATTACCCGTCCAAAACTGCACGAAATTCTGACAACGCGGGCAAATGACGTCGGCGTCAACATTGCCTATTCGACCACTGTTTCCAGCTACGAGCAGGGCGCGAATGGCGTTGACGTGGTGTTCTCGAACGACACAGCGGCCCATTATGATGTGATGGTCGCGGCGGACGGCACCTATTCCAAGCTCCGTGAAGACATCACCGGCGACGACACCAAGCCCGCTTACAACGGCCAGTCGGCATTCCGCGTCAACATTCCACGCGTCATCGACGGCGAGATGGAGATTGACCGCATCATACTTCAACACGCTCCCCACGGCATGGCCGGGTTCGTGCCGATTGGTCCAGACTTGGCTTACATGTTCTTCAACACCAGTTGGGACAAGTCGGTTCGCTATGAGGCCGCGGAATTGCCAGCGGTCCTGCGCGAGCAGCTTAAGGGCTTTGGCGGCCTGACCGGCGCGGTGCGCGATCGTTACATCTCCGATGATGCCAATATCGTGCTGCGCCCCATCGAGTGGATGATCGCTGATGGCCCATGGCACCGCGACCGTCTCGTGATGATCGGCGATGCCGCACACGCATTCCTTCCGCACATGGGGCAGGGCGCTGCTCAGGCCATCGAAGATGGCGTCGTGCTCGCGGAAGCACTCGCCGAACACGACGATTACGAAGCCGCTTTCGCCAGCTACTTCGAGCGCCGTTACGACCGGTGCCGCCGGGTTATTCAGGCCTGTGTGGACATCGGCGAATGGGAGAAGGGCCGTCTTAAAGACTTCGACAACGTGGCCACCACGCAGTCGATCATCGAGACCTTGGTCCAGCCCATCTAA